The genomic window GGCTAGTCATAAGCCCCTCTGCTCTGCatgccctcccttccaccccagcCTCTCTGGGAGCCATCCTACCTCAGTGATAGCACTGCCACCCAGTCAACCAATACCTGGGAGCTGACCCACACTCCCTGCTCCACTAGACCTCCTTGCTAGCCTCCACCTGGCCCGTAAATGTTGTAGCTCCATGAGGGCGGTCCTTGGCCCTCATCTCTTTCCACTCTACAACTCCCCAGGCCGCCTCATCCACTCCCTCAGCTGGTGGGCCTCTCTGTGACTATGATTCCTAGATCTCCGGTTCCAGTCTACACTGCTCCCCAAGGTCATCGCCTGCCTCTTGTTGCTAATTCCGAGGACAATCTTCAGTTGTTACGTACGAGACACTTCACACCACTGCCTACTCCCTCCCTAAAGAAATGCTCTTCCCTTGATATCTGTCACATCACATTCTCCCGGCTTTTCTCCAACTTCTCTGGCTGCCCCTCTGcagtcccctcttcctctctcaccccTCAAGTGCTGGCTTCAGTCCCCAGGGTTCAGCCAGGGGCCCGCTCTGCTTCTCCCTGCATACACTCTCCCACTGGGCCACTTTACCTTCCAGTCCCAGTTCCTGTCTCTGCAGGTGATACCTCATCTGTCTCCAGCTCCCCACTTTCTTCCAGAACTAGAGGCCCCCCATATGTCAGCAGCCTCCACAGATGCCTCCCTTAGTTGTCTTCTGAACCCTTCACGCCCACCGTGTCCCACACTGACCTCAACGTCTTCCCCTAGACCTGTGCTGGCTCCCTCTAGCTCTCATCGGGCACCAAACTCTTGACATTTCTGCTTTTGGAACATTGTCCCTCCAAgctgtcccttctcccccatccctACAGCCCTAGCCTAGGCCAGATCACTGCCCTCTAAAACCTAGCCCCTTGCCCAGCCTCCTTTCTGGTCTCTTGGCCTccaaaccagtcacaaaaggaaatGACCCAGACAAAACAGTATTCCCCAAACTTCAATCTTTTCCGCACTAACTTCACGTCTTCTTGCCAAGTTCACATCAGTTCAACCtgtttatttggtattttaaattcactcatgtttttatttaacttaacaaagaaacttttccaaactttggaatatttcagaaacaaaaacatttttaaagttagctTGCTACAAGTAAAAAGTAAccataaagataaaagcaaaacaggggcgcctgggtggctcagttggttaagcgtctgacttcggctcaggtcatgatcgcacggttcacaagtttgagccccgtgtcgggctctgtgctgacagctcagagcctggagcctgcttcggattctgtgtctccctctctctctgcccctccccacctctcaaaaataaataaaaacatccaaaAATTATGATCTAAAATATGAAACTGATCATTTGGTCCCCTGCTTAAAACAGGGCCAGGGCTCCCCACTCCCCCAGGTAAAGAACCAGCTGCTTAACAGCTTAGACAAGAAGCACACACTCTGCTACTGCCTCTCCTTCTTATCCTGCCTCTTCGGGCTCCCCCTCCCAAGTGCTAGGTCCCAGCCACACTGAACCACTCGTTCCATGCTCTCTCAGTGCTAGTATCATCCGTGCTGGTCCtctgcaaaaaaacccaaaaacgtTCTTTTGCCTCTCACTCATACTTCAATCAAAATACTCCCCCTTCTAGGAAGTCATGCCTACCCCCTGCCCCAGCAAAGTCAGGCACATCCTCTGAGCTTCCTCCATCACAGCCCCGACCACCGTGAGCTCTCTCAGGCTATCTCAGGCATTGCTGGGTCCCCAACATTACCCAGTTCAGGGATGGGAACAGAAGACAACTTAAACATTTGTTTAGTACATACTCCTGACTCATCCACAATGTCCCGCCTTTTAACAACTCAAACTACTCTGAGTAGCCTGATTTCAAGGAACCCTGTCTTCATTCCCCTGGCTCAGTCCCAGCAAAGCCTTCTTTCCAAACCTGGCTCCCTGATCCCTGAGGAAAAGAGCTCCCATTACTATTTGTGTTATCTTGGGGCTGGAACGTGCTCTTACACTGTCTGTCCTCAGCATCCCCTGAAGTAACCGCTGGTTTATAAAACTATCTCCCCTCCAGGACAGAGAGCTCCATGAAGGAGTCTGTGATCCCAGCCTGATAGGaacacttgctgaatgaatgaatgaatgaatgtggaggTTACTGTGGCTGAGAATGGGGAAACCGCTGACTCCCCCAACAGTGGCTCATCATCTGCCATCCCAACCTTGTATCCACAGGACCTGGTCCTTCAAGGACCATGCTAACCTTTGGCTATCCAAAAAGCCTATCCAGTCCTATCTCTAGCTGGCCTCTCACTGTCCTCCTGCCTCATCTAGTGACGGGAGACAAGTGAGCAGGCGAGTCAAGAGCCTGGTGTGGTGTTGGGGAAGTGAGATTTGCACAGAGCAAACCAGATGTCCCAGCCAGGAAAAGGACCCAGGGATCCTGGCCTCATTACCACCAGGCTTTAAGCACAAGCAAAGTGCCTTGAAGCCATGAGTCAGGGAGACCAAGAACCCAGTACTGCTGCTCGAAAAACCCTTCCTAGCATCCTCCCATTTGCCTCACCCCCACCATGGCTTCCTGACTCTTCCAACTCTTCACTGGAAGCTGAGGACTCCCCACAGGGCACAAGGATTGACAATCAAATGCCTACCGAGGGCaagcagagaacaaaaataaatggggCAGCTCAAAGGAAACCCATGGCACTCTCCATCTACCTGATGTTTCCTAGGACACAAGTAAAGGAAAACTTCCTTTTACCTAAATCTTCTGCCACAAGGCAGGCATCATGATAAATGGCAACTGATATATCCCAGGAATTGGAGAAAATTCCCCATTTTAAAGCAGGCTGCCACTTCTTGAGCAAAGAGCTGCTTGCTGGCTCCTCTAATTTtcccagaaaagcagaaaaatcatgatttttacATGAAATCGCCCTTGCAAGTGTTGGcaactacctttaaaaaaactgatttatGTTTCTGTAGGTTAAAGGAGACATCTATAATCATCCAGTCATCTCTGTTAGTTTGTAACTGTTGCCTACTAAGTGTAAACTCCCTGAAAGCAAAAATTTGCCTTGTTCTATTCTCTCCAACACCTAGGAAGAACCTGGAACAAAGTTATAGATGCTCAAACATTCATTTGCTCAATAAATAAGTTAGAAATAAATAGACAAGGAAAATAGCTAAAAGGAGACTATTTAAAGTCAGTTATGTCCCaggaaatgtttatttgattCCTGAAACAGTGATCCTTTTAAAGCATTAGATCACATCCCTTCTTTGCTCAAAACCTCAAGACTCTGTCGCACTCAATCAGGACAAATTCCTCACCAGAGTCTTCAAGATCCTATATGATCTGGCTCCCGTCACTTTCTTGTGGCGCTCACTCTGATCCAGCCAAACTTGACTCCTTGTTACTTTTTGAACACGCAGACATGCTCCCAACTTGGCACTTGCTGTTCCCCCCTTACTGGAACACTTTTCTCCCACACATGACTCACCTTCTCACCTCCAACacatctttttttcaaatatcactCTCTCAGACTCACCCTATTTAAAACTGACCCGAGGCTCCCtattccccttccctgctcttctcCAAAGTACTTTCTGCTTTACTAAATGATACACACATCAGTCACGTTTGTTTATGTTCACAGGGGCAAagactttcaaaatgttttactaGTGCAGCCCAAGGGCAAAAAAGTGTGCCTAGTACACAGTAGgcactaaaaatatatttctgaaatgaCCGTGCAtactccaaaataaaaactaacagtgGGTGCTTCCTACATGCCAGGTCCTTTAAACATATCACCTGTCGGGCTCCTGgtttgctcagtcggttaagcctctgatttctgCGCATGTCATGATccgatggttcatgagtttgagccccgcgacaggctctgtgctgacagcccggagccggagcctgcttcagattgtgtgtctccctctttctgcccctccctagctcatgctcgctctctctctctctctcttaaaaatgaataaacatttaaaaaattaaacacatcaCGTGTTATTTCACTGTATTTggagcatccctggcctctcgCACCTGTCCTTCTGCTTGACTTAGGCTTGCCTACTTCTCTGTCACTACCAACAATCTGGAGGCTCCCAGAGGCCAGAGCTCGTTCTGATACCCTCCGAGCTCCCACAGGGGCCTTTCTGTCCCGGTCCTGTCCCCAGGCTCAATGCCTCCCCACAACGTCCCAGCCACACACCTCGGCCTCCTCGCCGTCACTGCTGCGCTCGCTGTCCTCCTCCTCGGAGAAGTTGCTGTCCTCACTGTCCGACATCTTCTGCTCTTGCAGGAAAAGACGGCCTCAGTGCGTCCCCCAAAcagcagccccacccctgcctcggtttccccgcCGGTTCccggagagaaaaaaaaaaatccctcagcGCACTTCCGGCAGCCTGGTTCTGGCAAGGGTGAACCCGAAAGGCTACCCCTTAAGCTATCTGCTACACCTTCCGTGTCCCGGAATCCGGTCTCTAAAGCCTCCCTATGCCCCGGCGACCCCCGGTCCTGCCACCACGGCGTCCTACCCACCCCTCACCGCTCCGGTTCCACCTCAACCTTCGGTACCAGCAGCTGTTCACACGACGCCTGGCAGGGACTGATGTGCCCTCTCGCGAGAACCTACGCGTCGACCTCGCATAACGCGAGATTTCCGGGGCTTGTCCCCGGCGACGCACTTCCAGGACGCCATCTTGAAAGTGGCAGATCCGGCTCAATGTAGAGCATGGAGTCGACATCTTGGGAGGGTCAAAGAGGAAGGATGGTTACTCCCCTTCTAGACGGCACTTCCAACCGGGAATTCGTGTTTGAATTTAATAGTGTGGTGTGCCAAGCCGTGAAGAGGCAGGGAATGACCAAATAACAATGAGTTAGCAAATAAATCAGACTTTATCTCCTACCTCCAAAACATTCCTCGGAGGTAAGTACCCCCATTTTGctgacaaggaaactgaagctcagaaaataaACTGGACAGGGGCAGACCTGAGACTCCTTCCCCCAAGTTTGAGTGACTCTTAAAactcttgttttcctttacaaATCCCAAAGTTTAAATCAATGTGAATTTACATATTAGTAATTATTTGTCAGACAGATGGCAAAGAGGACCAGGCATGATGAGACAAGGGTAAGAAAAATTCACTtgatgaagagggaaaaaatgagaaacttttttaaaaagtgtttttatttatttttgacagagagagcgcgagcgagcatgagtgggggaggggcagggagagggagacacaaaatgtgaagcaggctccaggccctgagctgtcagcacagagccggatgcagggctcgaactcaccgaccaggagatcatgacctgagccaaagttggacgctcaaccgactgagccacccaggcactgaaccccacccccccgcccaaatcagaaacttttaaaacacattgcTAAAATTTCTTGCATAAGCATTGAGACACCTGGATTCAGTTTACAGAAATTTAATATGCACCTGGTTACAGAGTAAGATGGTGTGGTCAGGCCAACAGTGGGCTCACAAGACGCTATCAGGGAACGAATACACCACAGGTGTGTCTGTGTGAGCACACACTCCTTGATCCAACAATCTCAGCCTGAACTCAAGACAGACGGGAGGGGCTGGTCattctataaaaatgttttcccttcTATGAGCTTGGTCCCCACATGTTTATACATACTTAATAATTAGGCTTCATGCGTCtagtggagcccaatgcagggcttgaactcgtgaccctgagatcaacagttggacgtgcaactgactgagccacccaggtgcccccaggtttgATTCTTTTACACACCAGCTCTTTAAAATAGGATCCCACATGTAAAATGCCTATTGACACTGCTGCAGAAAGCTATTTACTCCAGGAAAGTGAGGGAGCAGTAATTTTCTCCTCATAGAAGGTTCTTCCTTGGTgtctcagtggttctcaaccctacCACTATGTAAGGATATGTAAGAAGATAGAAGAGAGATGTGcgatagccccaaagtggaaacaacccgaTGTCCACCATGaggagaatggataaaccaaTTCGGGTGTGTTCATACCATGGAATAGTAACAAACTGCTGATACGCACGTgagtgaatctcaaaaacatcatgctgagtgaaagaagccagacactaGAATATGTATAGTATGATTCCGTTCATATGAATCTCTAGAGGCGGCAAAGCTAATTCTATACGGACAGGAAGCAGATTAATGGATGTCTACGACTGGACGTGAAGACTGGGAAGGCGCATAAGGGATGAtgctttggggtgatggaaatgtggctgtgtgtatatatttgtcagAACTCATTGAAATGCACGTTTAAAACGTATGCTTTTTACTGTATACAAATTACATACACATcaataaagttatattttcaataaagTCGATTTTCAAACTATAGCTGTTCAGGATGCACCAGAGACCAATTATCAACATCTAGCCTAACCATCAGTGTCACCCGAAAGCTCTCCAGATGGTAATTATTTGCAGCCAGGGACATGAGGCACAAGACTCTCCCTGTCCtgtaggggtggggtgaggttGGAAGACACCTGTGCAATGCTTTGTCCCTtcctggaagaggagagaggagggagtacCTCAGATGGAgaagaggggcaggtgggggccaaTTTACCTAACCCCCTACCCCTGTAGGTCAGAGACTTCAGGCTTCagattttcctccttctctcttccccttggtTCCATGGGCTCCAGATGGGGGCCTCTGGCCCAGAAGGAGAAGGCTTTGGATTGGCAGCTGGGGCTGGAGACCAAGTGCCCTCTGTCTCACACCTCCCAGGCCCTCCAGCAGTACTAGGGCGTCTGTGTCCTCCCAGGCTCATGCTGAGGGCAGGTGTCTAGCACAAGCCCCCTGTAATAACTCCAAGAGCTTGGCCAGAAAGAGGGGGACGGGTCTCTGGGGATGTCCTTCACAGGGTGGACAAGGACCCTGGCCAGTCACCCACAGCCGGGACCCCAATGCATCCAGCAGACGCTGTAGCCGGAACACAGCAATCCCCATGGATCGGCCCTCTTCGAACTGGATCACAGAAAGCTCCAGCCGGAAGCATCCCAGAGTCTCAGCAGGACAAACCTGTGGGGACAGAGTGACTTGGTGTCTCTGGGCAAGGGTCTGATCCCAAATCCCCAAACCCAGGGTTTCTGAATTACGTCCTGGCATAAGCCCCTtcacctctttgggcctcagtttcctcatctgtaaaacagaactCTGAATAATCCCTATCTTCCGGGATGATGCTAGCCTATACTGTCTGTGCCTGTGTAAATTAGAAAATGACActtcttggggcacatgggtggctcagtcagttaagcattcaacttcggctcaggtccatgaccttgtggtccgtgagttcgagccctgccttaggctctatgctgactgctcagagcctggagcctgcttcagattctgtgtgtctctttctctgcccctcccccactcgtgctctgtctctcaagaaagaataaacgttaaaaaaaattaaaaacaataaattaaaaaaaaataaaacagtactcCTTAAAGCATTTCCAAGTGCTGATTTTGTCGGAACAAGATATTTCATTGCCATCAACCAGAAATTGACAAAAATATCCAGGATGTGGATGCTGACCTTGTCGTGGGATTCTTGTGCAGTGTACATCCTTCACATCCATACATGGTGGCCGTATCTACATCATAGGGTCAGGTCAGTGTGAAGACTAAGTAAGCTAATATAGTTAAAGCATTTAGACCAGTACCTGGCAGAGTGAGCACTATTAAAAATGTCGCTATCATCATCAGTATCTGTTGTTAGGTGCCAGCTGCTGTTCTCGGGGTGGgagacagcagtgaacaaaatgtaTTTGTGATGGCCGGGAGCTGGGTCAGCAGCTGGACAGCCAGAACACCAGCCTGCTGCCTCCTGCCCCAAACATACATGTGTTCTCAGCCTAGTGGAATTTCCCTAAATTTCCAACTCCAAGTAAAAAGCTAATGAAATACTCACCGAGAGATCATCAGGGGTGTAGAGAGTgccatcatttttgtttccctacaATTGGGGGCAGGGAACAGAATCAGATCTTGGAAGGGAGAGCCTGACCTTTCCTCAAACGTGCCCCACACCCTACCGCCTCCCTGCCTGTCTGCTGGCTCTCCCCTCCGTCTTCCTCACCAGCATCTTCATGATGGCAACAAGGAAGTAGAAAGGCTCCCGAGGGCAGAGGGGTGATCCTAGGCCTCCCAAGGGCCATACCAGCAGAAGGATGGTCCAGAGAGGCCACATGGgcaccctgcccaccccccaggcctTTTCTGGTCCCAGCCCAGGGTCCTGGAAGCAAGAAGTACAGGAACActtgagtggctctgtcggttaagtgtccggctctcggttttggctcaggtcatgatctcacagttcacggaaCAGAGCCAGTGTTGGGTTGTATGCTGACAagctcggaacctgcttgggattctctctctctccctctccctctgcccctcccccaccacgcaCGTGCGCACAggcagtctctctcaaaataaataaacttaaaaaaaaaaaagtacagagagataaagaaagcTGGAAGACTGAAGTGTCCTGTCCCCTTCGTGTCCATCTCCACTCAACCCACAGATACTCAGGGAATGTTCTTCAAGAGGCCAGGGAAGATGGTGACCCTAGAGTAGGCCCCAGGTCACAGGCCTCCCTGacacctctcccccaccccccacaggaaGATATAAGACTGAGTAAGGGTGTGAGGATCAGCCTAGAGAAATTGGAGGGTTGGGAAGTCCCATCCCtaccctccccaccgccccaagAGATCTATCAGGCAGTACGGCGTGTGAGTGCGTGTGAATCCTGTGGCCTGTCTTCTCAGTGGGAAACACCTATGCTAGGCTTTAGACATATTTGCAGGtgtatatttggggggggggggtccttgcTCTCTTTTCTActtctagttcttttttcttttttaaataaatgtttattcatttttgggagagaggagagagaatgagagggggaggggcagagagaaagagggggggacagagaatctgaagcgggttctgtgctgacagccacaagcctgatggagggctcaaacgcaggaaccgtgagatcatgacctgagctgaagtcagacactcaaccaactgagccacccagtgcccctctaCTTCTATTTCTGTATCAAGtactgtatttctgtatttcaaataTCTTGAAATCTCCATGCTTGTCTGTacctgtctgtcttctttctccgAGGACTGGTCTCTCTGCCTCCGAATCGCCGTCACTTGTGTTTTCTGGATCCATCTGTAATTGATCTTCTGtctgtcctctttctcctcttctccatcggccccttctttgtctttctccttcatgTGTGCCCGTCTCTCTCTTGTGCTGTGTATCTGCGTGTGTGTCCTCCCAGGTCAGCCTCTGGATGCTCCCTTCCTtcacctctcccctctcccacccttttGGAGCTGGACTCTGGGCTGGAGGATCCTCCCTCCTGCCACAGACCCACCTACCAATCTCCACCCTGTCTCCATTTTCCAGGCACCAGGTAAGCGACCACACCCCTTTGAACCTTGAACCTCGGATTCTGCTGCCAGGGACACTGAAGAAGCTGTGGGCTCTCTGCAGCCCTGATAAAGAACCCATTTGACTGGGAAAGGAGTATCCTGTGTGTGGGGGAGCCAAGGGGAACCCAATCCTGAGATTCCTCAGATGGGATTGGGGGGACTGGGGATGGAGAATACTATGGGGAAGGAGCCTGGAGAGTTGGGTGATTTGGGGGAGTGAAGAGATGATTTGAAGGACCCCAGAGAAAGAGGGATTTTAGGGTAGAGACCTTGAAGAGGGGGAATCTGGAGGGAGGGTCTCTAAGAAGTGGAGAATTCTGGGAGAGGGAAATTCCAGGGGAGGCAGTTGCTGGTTAGAGGACGCTCTGAAGGAAACGGAATTCTTAGGAAAGGTAGATTCTGAAGGAGGGAgctctgaaagagagagaaaacttgtGAAAAGAGATTCTGGCGGGGACGTTCTGGGAAAAGTGGACTGCGGGCAGTGGGAGATTCTGGGGCCCTTGAGTGAAGGaagattcagagaaagaggggggggtCTCGTTGAGGGCTCTGAAGAGGAGAGTTCTGGGGGGCGGAAACTAAAAACGGAAGGAAATTCTGGTGAAAGGCAGATTCTGGGGGAAGGGCTctaaaaggattaaaaacattCTGGGAGAGAATTCTCGAAGGAGGTGGGTTCTGAATCCTGAATCTGGGAATCCTGGCTGATTTCCTGCTGTGGGTTCCGTAGGTGAGATTCCGATGGAGGAGGATTTGGGGAGAAGAGTGTCTAGAGGGCAGGATGGAGTGTACAGGGGAGGATGATTGCTAGAGATGAGGGGCTAAGAAGGGCCCTTTCCAGAGGGTGAAAAGCGACATTttgggtggaggaaggggagggagagtatTAAAGAGCCGAAATGCAAATGAACCGGCCGCTACCAATGAGGACCGAGAATAGGAAGAACAGCCTCTCCTCGCTCTACTTCCGCGACTGCACGCGGCACATTTCAGGCCCCGCCCCTTCCACTCACGGGTCCCTCCTCCTCCGCTCGGGGGCCCACCTTCCCGCCGCGAATCCGAAGTCCCGCCCCTGGCTACAATAGGAGCCGTAAAGCTCTCTCCCGTCGCGACGCAGCACCCAGAGCGCCTGCGCAGACCCTGAAAAGCGGCCCGGGTGGCCCCGCACTTTCCTTTTCCGGTTGCGGCGCCGCGCGGTGAGGATCTCTTGTCTACGTTTGCAGCCATGCCGTCCAAGGGTCCTTTGCAGTCTGTGCAGGTTTTCGGCCGCAAGGTGGGCCGGGCGCCCGatgggaggggcggagggaggccGGGGTCTGCAGAGGTCTGTGGGCAGGGTTCTGGGGTCCACATGGGAGCCGGGGGCCGAAGCTCACGTGGTTCCGCCGTTTCTCCCTCGCTTTCCACAGAAGACGGCTACAGCCGTGGCGCATTGCAAACGGGGCAACGGCCTCATCAAGGTGAATGGACGGCCCTTGGAGATGATCGAGCCGCGCACGCTGCAATACAAGGTGCTGGGATTGAGGGTGGGCGTTTGGGTTGAGTAGGGGGGCTCTGGAGAGAGATATTTAAGTGGATTCCTGGAAGTGATCTTGGGAGGCTGAGGGATCTGGTATCAACAACGGGTTGTATAGAAGGGGGAGTTGGGGGCAGAGAAAATGGGGCATTTGGAGATGGAGCTGTTTTCGGAGGTTTCAGATATTGTGCTAAAAGCTTGAGTTGAGAGTGAAAACGTGGATGTTGCAGATTAAGAGGATGGTTTCAAAAG from Panthera tigris isolate Pti1 chromosome E2, P.tigris_Pti1_mat1.1, whole genome shotgun sequence includes these protein-coding regions:
- the LOC107181055 gene encoding uncharacterized protein LOC107181055 isoform X3 produces the protein METGWRLIHSTRERRAHMKEKDKEGADGEEEKEDRQKINYRWIQKTQVTAIRRQRDQSSEKEDRQDPGLGPEKAWGVGRVPMWPLWTILLLVWPLGGLGSPLCPREPFYFLVAIMKMLGNKNDGTLYTPDDLSIRPPCMDVKDVHCTRIPRQGRDKALHRCLPTSPHPYRTGRVLCLMSLAANNYHLESFRVTLMVRLDVDNWSLVHPEQL
- the LOC107181055 gene encoding uncharacterized protein LOC107181055 isoform X4; the encoded protein is METGWRLIHSTRERRAHMKEKDKEGADGEEEKEDRQKINYRWIQKTQVTAIRRQRDQSSEKEDRQDPGLGPEKAWGVGRVPMWPLWTILLLVWPLGGLGSPLCPREPFYFLVAIMKMLGNKNDGTLYTPDDLSVCPAETLGCFRLELSVIQFEEGRSMGIAVFRLQRLLDALGSRLKGQSIAQVSSNLTPPLQDRESLVPHVPGCK
- the LOC107181055 gene encoding uncharacterized protein LOC107181055 isoform X5: MKEKDKEGADGEEEKEDRQKINYRWIQKTQVTAIRRQRDQSSEKEDRQDPGLGPEKAWGVGRVPMWPLWTILLLVWPLGGLGSPLCPREPFYFLVAIMKMLGNKNDGTLYTPDDLSVCPAETLGCFRLELSVIQFEEGRSMGIAVFRLQRLLDALGSRLWVTGQGPCPPCEGHPQRPVPLFLAKLLELLQGACARHLPSA
- the LOC107181055 gene encoding uncharacterized protein LOC107181055 isoform X1; translation: METGWRLIHSTRERRAHMKEKDKEGADGEEEKEDRQKINYRWIQKTQVTAIRRQRDQSSEKEDRQDPGLGPEKAWGVGRVPMWPLWTILLLVWPLGGLGSPLCPREPFYFLVAIMKMLGNKNDGTLYTPDDLSVCPAETLGCFRLELSVIQFEEGRSMGIAVFRLQRLLDALGSRLWVTGQGPCPPCEGHPQRPVPLFLAKLLELLQGACARHLPSA
- the LOC107181055 gene encoding uncharacterized protein LOC107181055 isoform X6 — encoded protein: METGWRLIHSTRERRAHMKEKDKEGADGEEEKEDRQKINYRWIQKTQVTAIRRQRDQSSEKEDRQGNKNDGTLYTPDDLSVCPAETLGCFRLELSVIQFEEGRSMGIAVFRLQRLLDALGSRLWVTGQGPCPPCEGHPQRPVPLFLAKLLELLQGACARHLPSA
- the LOC107181055 gene encoding uncharacterized protein LOC107181055 isoform X2, whose product is METGWRLIHSTRERRAHMKEKDKEGADGEEEKEDRQKINYRWIQKTQVTAIRRQRDQSSEKEDRQDPGLGPEKAWGVGRVPMWPLWTILLLVWPLGGLGSPLCPREPFYFLVAIMKMLGNKNDGTLYTPDDLSVCPAETLGCFRLELSVIQFEEGRSMGIAVFRLQRLLDALGSRLWEGTKHCTGVFQPHPTPTGQGESCASCPWLQIITIWRAFG